A window from Nocardioides mesophilus encodes these proteins:
- a CDS encoding aldo/keto reductase, whose product MHPSQLDAGAAGTWMLGHRAVNRMGFGSMRVTAGQDRERAIRVIRQAVELGVDHIDTAAFYFSPGGILAVGSGPTRHATELIREALPAGSDDVVISTKVGPGFDSAGRFFMATTATQLRRQVEENLRRLGRDCLDVVNLRILRKPGEDSIADRFGALAEMRDAGLIRHLGLSNVRVDHIDEAQAIAPVVCVQNAYAVDLRRDDDVLEVCAQRGIAFVPFFALAGTRREAGATTEHSRAVQTVAAAHGVSPHQVRLAWTLHRGAHVLAIPGTGDPAHLRENVATAALRLSEQDLLALA is encoded by the coding sequence ATGCACCCCTCTCAGCTCGATGCCGGCGCGGCCGGCACCTGGATGCTCGGCCACCGGGCCGTGAACCGGATGGGCTTCGGGTCCATGCGCGTCACGGCCGGCCAGGACCGTGAGCGGGCGATCCGGGTGATCCGGCAGGCCGTGGAGCTCGGCGTCGACCACATCGACACGGCGGCGTTCTACTTTTCCCCCGGCGGGATCCTCGCCGTCGGCAGCGGTCCGACGAGGCACGCGACCGAGCTGATCCGTGAGGCCCTCCCGGCCGGTTCGGACGACGTCGTCATCAGCACGAAGGTCGGGCCAGGCTTCGACTCCGCGGGCCGCTTCTTCATGGCCACGACGGCCACGCAGCTGCGCCGGCAGGTCGAGGAGAACCTCCGCCGGCTCGGCCGGGACTGCCTCGACGTGGTCAACCTGCGGATCCTCCGGAAACCCGGCGAGGACTCGATCGCCGATCGGTTCGGCGCGCTCGCCGAGATGCGCGACGCGGGCCTGATCCGGCACCTCGGCCTGTCGAACGTGCGGGTCGACCACATCGACGAGGCCCAGGCCATCGCACCGGTGGTGTGCGTCCAGAACGCCTATGCCGTGGACCTGCGGCGCGACGACGACGTGCTCGAGGTGTGCGCCCAGCGGGGCATCGCCTTCGTGCCTTTCTTCGCGCTCGCCGGGACCCGGCGGGAGGCCGGAGCGACCACCGAGCACAGCCGGGCGGTCCAGACCGTGGCAGCGGCCCACGGGGTGTCGCCGCACCAGGTCCGTCTCGCCTGGACGCTGCACCGGGGCGCCCACGTGCTGGCGATCCCGGGCACGGGTGACCCTGCTCACCTGCGCGAGAACGTGGCGACCGCGGCGCTCCGGCTGAGCGAGCAGGACCTCCTCGCCCTCGCCTGA
- a CDS encoding DinB family protein, with translation MTTHTRAGLNAQLVEQLDFHWQHQLRPRLAGLNDEEYLWEPVPGAWSVRPRGAGTAGLQVGTGAHAIDFTHPAPVPAPVTTIAWRLAHLVVGVLGARVAAHFGGPPCDYEHWEYAGTAAVALGQLDTAYAAWTAGVRALGEDGLGRPCGPAEGPWAEHPISELVLHINREVIHHGAEVALLRDLYAHRF, from the coding sequence ATGACGACCCACACCCGCGCCGGGCTCAACGCGCAGCTGGTCGAGCAGCTCGACTTCCACTGGCAGCACCAGCTGCGGCCCCGCCTCGCCGGCCTGAACGACGAGGAGTACCTCTGGGAGCCGGTGCCCGGCGCCTGGAGCGTGCGCCCGCGCGGTGCCGGAACCGCCGGGCTGCAGGTCGGCACCGGCGCGCACGCCATCGACTTCACCCACCCGGCGCCGGTCCCCGCCCCGGTCACCACGATCGCCTGGAGGTTGGCCCACCTCGTCGTCGGCGTGCTCGGAGCCCGGGTCGCCGCACACTTCGGCGGCCCGCCGTGCGACTACGAGCACTGGGAGTACGCCGGCACGGCGGCGGTCGCGCTCGGCCAGCTCGACACCGCCTACGCCGCCTGGACCGCCGGGGTCCGGGCCCTCGGCGAGGACGGGCTCGGGCGGCCCTGCGGTCCTGCCGAGGGACCGTGGGCGGAGCACCCGATCAGCGAGCTCGTGCTGCACATCAACCGCGAGGTGATCCACCACGGCGCCGAGGTGGCGCTGCTGCGCGACCTCTACGCCCACCGCTTCTGA
- a CDS encoding helix-turn-helix transcriptional regulator, whose protein sequence is MAQTTTGRVLQLLGLLQSRPVWTGPELAEHLGVTVRSVRRDVDRLRDLGYPVQASKGVGGGYRLGAGRALPPLLLDAEEAVAVAVCLRLAAGGTVAGVGEAALRTMTKLDQVLPGRLRAQVAALQEATVTLESSTTAVDPEVLLTLARASRDHRRVELTYLAHGGEESQRRLEPYQMVATGRRWYLLAWDLDREDWRSFRLDRMSAVRATTWGFRPREAPDARAYVAHSITRSPYRHVARVRFEAPAAVVSDRVPATAGTVEPDGADACVLTTGADHLEHLCVYLAQVGAPFTVLDPPELQEVVRRLADTLTRAANAVPSDRR, encoded by the coding sequence ATGGCGCAGACCACGACCGGGCGGGTGCTCCAGCTCCTCGGGCTGCTGCAGTCCCGGCCGGTGTGGACCGGACCGGAGCTCGCCGAGCACCTCGGCGTCACCGTGCGCAGCGTGCGCCGCGACGTGGACCGGCTCCGCGACCTCGGCTACCCGGTCCAGGCCAGCAAGGGGGTCGGCGGCGGCTACCGGCTCGGCGCCGGCCGGGCGCTGCCGCCGCTGCTGCTCGACGCCGAGGAGGCGGTGGCGGTCGCGGTCTGCCTGCGGCTGGCGGCCGGCGGCACGGTGGCCGGGGTCGGCGAGGCGGCGCTGCGGACGATGACCAAGCTCGACCAGGTGCTGCCCGGCCGGCTCCGGGCCCAGGTGGCCGCGCTGCAGGAGGCCACCGTCACCCTGGAGTCCAGCACCACCGCGGTGGACCCGGAGGTGCTGCTCACCCTGGCGCGGGCCAGCCGCGACCACCGGCGCGTCGAGCTCACCTACCTCGCCCACGGCGGCGAGGAGTCGCAGCGCCGACTCGAGCCGTATCAGATGGTGGCGACGGGCCGCCGGTGGTACCTGCTCGCGTGGGACCTCGACCGGGAGGACTGGCGGTCCTTCCGGCTGGACCGGATGAGCGCGGTGCGAGCCACCACCTGGGGCTTCCGGCCCCGGGAGGCTCCCGACGCCCGCGCGTACGTCGCCCACTCGATCACCCGGTCGCCCTACCGGCACGTGGCGCGGGTGCGGTTCGAGGCCCCCGCCGCCGTGGTGTCCGACCGGGTCCCGGCCACCGCGGGCACCGTCGAACCGGACGGCGCGGACGCCTGCGTGCTCACCACGGGCGCCGACCACCTCGAGCACCTGTGCGTCTACCTCGCCCAGGTCGGTGCGCCCTTCACGGTGCTCGACCCGCCGGAGCTGCAGGAGGTCGTGCGTCGGCTCGCCGACACCCTCACCCGCGCCGCGAACGCCGTCCCGTCGGACCGCCGCTAG
- the gatC gene encoding Asp-tRNA(Asn)/Glu-tRNA(Gln) amidotransferase subunit GatC, producing MPEITRAEVAHLADLARIELSDAELDHLAPQLAVILDSVAAISDVAAEDVPPTSHALPLTNVFRADVVVPGLTAEQALAGAPEVEGQRFSVPRILGEEA from the coding sequence ATGCCTGAGATCACCCGTGCGGAGGTGGCACACCTCGCCGACCTCGCGCGGATCGAACTGTCCGACGCCGAGCTGGACCACCTCGCGCCCCAACTGGCGGTGATCCTCGACTCCGTCGCAGCGATCAGCGACGTGGCCGCCGAGGACGTCCCGCCGACCTCCCACGCGCTGCCGCTCACCAACGTGTTCCGCGCCGACGTGGTGGTCCCCGGGCTGACCGCCGAGCAGGCGCTCGCCGGTGCGCCCGAGGTCGAGGGTCAGCGCTTCAGCGTGCCCCGGATCCTGGGCGAGGAGGCCTGA
- the gatB gene encoding Asp-tRNA(Asn)/Glu-tRNA(Gln) amidotransferase subunit GatB yields MSTTTSPEVLSFEEALERFDPALGLEVHVELNTATKMFCGCPTEFGAEPNTQVCPVCLGLPGAMPVVNEKAVESAIRIGLALNCRIAPWCRFARKNYFYPDMPKNFQTSQYDEPIAFDGWTEVEIDDGQGGLERHRIEIERAHMEEDTGKSLHVGGATGRIHGADHSLVDYNRAGIPLIEIVTKPIMGTREKAPLVAKAYVAHLRELLLGLGVSDVRMEQGSLRCDVNLSLSPAGAGTLGTRTETKNVNSLRSVERAVRYEIGRQAAILSAGGSIVQETRHWHEDTGVTTSGREKSDAEDYRYFPEPDLVPVAPAAEWVEELRGALPEPPRVHRARLQEAWGFSDLEMRDTVGAGALLLVEQTVAAGASPQSARKWWLSDMARRANEQGVELDALGVTPADVARVQALVDEGRINDKLARQVFDGVLAGEGTPDEVVTARGLEVVSDDGALSAAVDTAIAAHPEVADKIRDGKVAAAGALIGAVMKEMRGQADAGRVRELILEKLG; encoded by the coding sequence ATGAGCACGACGACCAGCCCCGAGGTGCTCTCCTTCGAGGAGGCGCTCGAGCGTTTCGACCCGGCCCTGGGCCTGGAGGTCCACGTCGAGCTGAACACCGCCACCAAGATGTTCTGCGGCTGCCCGACCGAGTTCGGCGCGGAGCCGAACACCCAGGTCTGCCCGGTCTGCCTCGGCCTGCCCGGGGCGATGCCGGTGGTCAACGAGAAGGCCGTCGAGTCCGCGATCCGGATCGGCCTGGCGCTGAACTGCCGGATCGCGCCGTGGTGCCGGTTCGCGCGGAAGAACTACTTCTACCCCGACATGCCGAAGAACTTCCAGACCTCGCAGTACGACGAGCCGATCGCCTTCGACGGCTGGACCGAGGTGGAGATCGACGACGGCCAGGGCGGCCTCGAGCGGCACCGCATCGAGATCGAGCGCGCGCACATGGAGGAGGACACCGGCAAGTCGCTGCACGTCGGTGGCGCCACCGGCCGCATCCACGGCGCCGACCACTCGCTCGTGGACTACAACCGCGCCGGGATCCCGCTGATCGAGATCGTCACCAAGCCGATCATGGGCACCCGCGAGAAGGCGCCGCTGGTGGCCAAGGCGTACGTCGCGCACCTGCGCGAGCTGCTGCTCGGCCTCGGGGTCTCCGACGTGCGGATGGAGCAGGGCTCGCTGCGCTGCGACGTGAACCTGTCGCTGAGCCCCGCCGGCGCCGGCACCCTCGGCACCCGCACCGAGACCAAGAACGTCAACTCGCTGCGCTCGGTGGAGCGCGCGGTGCGCTACGAGATCGGCCGGCAGGCGGCGATCCTGTCCGCCGGCGGATCGATCGTGCAGGAGACCCGGCACTGGCACGAGGACACCGGGGTGACCACCTCGGGCCGGGAGAAGTCCGACGCCGAGGACTACCGCTACTTCCCGGAGCCCGACCTGGTGCCGGTGGCACCGGCGGCGGAGTGGGTGGAGGAGCTCCGCGGCGCGCTCCCCGAGCCGCCGCGCGTGCACCGGGCCCGGCTGCAGGAGGCCTGGGGCTTCTCCGACCTGGAGATGCGCGACACCGTCGGTGCCGGAGCCCTGCTGCTGGTGGAGCAGACCGTGGCCGCCGGGGCCTCCCCGCAGAGCGCCCGGAAGTGGTGGCTCTCCGACATGGCCCGGCGTGCCAACGAGCAGGGCGTCGAGCTCGACGCGCTCGGCGTCACCCCGGCCGACGTCGCGCGGGTGCAGGCTCTGGTGGACGAGGGTCGGATCAACGACAAGCTGGCGCGGCAGGTCTTCGACGGCGTCCTCGCCGGCGAGGGCACCCCCGACGAGGTCGTGACCGCTCGTGGCCTCGAGGTGGTCTCCGACGACGGGGCGCTCTCGGCGGCGGTGGACACCGCGATCGCGGCGCACCCCGAGGTCGCCGACAAGATCCGGGACGGCAAGGTCGCCGCGGCCGGGGCGCTGATCGGCGCGGTGATGAAGGAGATGCGCGGCCAGGCCGACGCCGGCCGGGTCCGTGAGCTGATCCTGGAGAAGCTCGGCTGA
- a CDS encoding FAD-binding oxidoreductase gives MTSTLASPGPELSASFHGETIRPGDPTYDAARAIYNGSIDHRPALVVRPHGAADVIDAVAYARASGLPVSVRCGGHGVAGTAVVDGGVLIDLAALKGMHVDPDRGTAVAQGGMLWGEYDREAELFGMATPGGRVTTTGVGGFTLGGGYGWLSPVFGLTCDNLVAADLVTADGRFLHVSDDEHPDLMWALRGAGANFGVVTAYELRLHRIPAALTAGMIVVPNDEHANEVVRGYREIVEQADERLVTALVAVLAPPEPFVPPELVGTPVLAVVAAWVGDPAEGEDAVRPLRELLAGGVDLVQPMPYTAFQAMIDGFAPRGWLNYHRGQHLASLPDQVLDDYLEVGRSIGSPMTQGVIFRNAGAVSRVPEEATAAGNRSAPYMAHPIACWATPEETEREMAWVRRFSAAVEPAATGGTYLNFEPGTGAADLRAGFGEEKLRRLVALKDEWDPDNLFRSNHNVPPTGWQPPTVPTQRSR, from the coding sequence ATGACTTCCACACTGGCCAGTCCGGGCCCCGAGCTCAGCGCCTCGTTCCACGGCGAGACGATCCGCCCCGGGGACCCCACCTACGACGCCGCTCGGGCGATCTACAACGGCAGCATCGACCACCGGCCTGCCCTGGTGGTCCGACCACACGGCGCCGCCGACGTCATCGACGCGGTGGCCTACGCCCGCGCCTCGGGACTGCCGGTCTCGGTGCGCTGCGGCGGCCACGGCGTCGCCGGCACCGCGGTCGTCGACGGCGGTGTCCTCATCGACCTCGCCGCACTGAAGGGGATGCACGTCGACCCCGACCGGGGCACGGCGGTCGCCCAGGGCGGCATGCTCTGGGGCGAGTACGACCGGGAGGCCGAGCTGTTCGGCATGGCCACCCCGGGCGGGCGGGTCACCACCACCGGAGTGGGCGGGTTCACCCTCGGCGGCGGCTACGGCTGGCTCTCCCCGGTGTTCGGGCTCACCTGCGACAACCTGGTCGCCGCCGACCTGGTCACCGCCGACGGCCGGTTCCTGCACGTCAGCGACGACGAGCACCCGGACCTGATGTGGGCGCTGCGCGGTGCCGGAGCGAACTTCGGCGTGGTGACCGCCTACGAGCTGCGCCTGCACAGGATCCCGGCGGCACTGACGGCCGGGATGATCGTCGTGCCCAACGACGAGCACGCGAACGAGGTGGTCCGCGGCTACCGCGAGATCGTCGAGCAGGCCGACGAGCGCCTGGTCACCGCGTTGGTGGCGGTGCTCGCGCCGCCGGAGCCGTTCGTGCCGCCCGAGCTCGTCGGCACCCCGGTGCTGGCGGTGGTCGCCGCCTGGGTCGGTGACCCCGCGGAGGGCGAGGACGCCGTACGCCCGCTGCGCGAGCTGCTCGCCGGCGGCGTGGACCTGGTCCAGCCGATGCCCTACACCGCCTTCCAGGCGATGATCGACGGGTTCGCCCCGCGCGGCTGGTTGAACTACCACCGCGGGCAGCACCTGGCGAGCCTGCCGGACCAGGTCCTCGACGACTACCTCGAGGTCGGTCGGAGCATCGGCTCGCCGATGACGCAGGGCGTGATCTTCCGCAACGCCGGTGCCGTCAGCCGGGTCCCCGAGGAGGCCACGGCCGCCGGCAACCGGAGCGCGCCGTACATGGCGCACCCGATCGCCTGCTGGGCGACTCCCGAGGAGACCGAGCGGGAGATGGCGTGGGTACGTCGTTTCAGCGCGGCGGTGGAACCCGCGGCCACCGGCGGGACCTACCTCAACTTCGAGCCCGGCACCGGCGCCGCGGACCTCCGGGCCGGCTTCGGCGAGGAGAAGCTGCGCCGGCTGGTCGCGCTGAAGGACGAGTGGGACCCGGACAACCTGTTCCGCTCCAACCACAACGTCCCGCCGACCGGCTGGCAGCCGCCCACGGTCCCGACGCAGCGCAGCCGGTAG
- the gatA gene encoding Asp-tRNA(Asn)/Glu-tRNA(Gln) amidotransferase subunit GatA — translation MSDLIRRTAAELADALAAGETSSVELTQAHLDRIAEVDGAVHAFLHVDAEGALAQARAADDRRASGATASALDGVPIAVKDVLTTQGLPTTCGSRILEGWVPPYDATVVARLRAAGLPILGKTNMDEFAMGSSTEHSAYGPTHNPWDLDRIPGGSGGGSAAAVAAFEAPLAIGTDTGGSIRQPGAVTGTVGVKPTYGGVSRYGLVALANSLDQAGPVTRTVLDAALLHELIGGHDPRDSTSIDQPVPALVEAARQGAGGDMSGVRIGVVKELTGEGYQSGVQARFDEAVQLLVEAGAEVVEVSCPSFVHALAAYYLILPAEASSNLAKFDAMRYGLRVLPEGIDDPSAEEVMRATRHAGFGDEVKRRIILGTYALSSGYYDAYYGQAQKVRTLISRDFAAAFEQADVLVSPTAPTTAFKLGEKLDDPLAMYLNDLATIPANLAGVPGISVPSGLAAEDGLPTGLQILAPAMADDRVYRVGAAAEALLTDRWGGPLLGQAPDLTGVTA, via the coding sequence ATGAGCGACCTGATCCGCCGCACCGCGGCCGAGCTGGCCGACGCGCTCGCAGCGGGGGAGACCTCCTCGGTCGAGCTGACCCAGGCCCACCTGGACCGGATCGCCGAGGTGGACGGCGCCGTCCACGCGTTCCTGCACGTCGACGCCGAGGGCGCGCTCGCGCAGGCCCGCGCCGCTGACGATCGCCGCGCCTCCGGCGCGACCGCCTCCGCCCTGGACGGGGTGCCGATCGCGGTCAAGGACGTGCTCACCACCCAGGGCCTCCCGACCACCTGCGGGTCTCGGATCCTCGAGGGCTGGGTGCCGCCGTACGACGCCACCGTGGTCGCCCGGCTCCGCGCGGCCGGCCTGCCGATCCTCGGCAAGACCAACATGGACGAGTTCGCGATGGGCTCCTCCACCGAGCACTCCGCCTACGGGCCCACCCACAACCCGTGGGACCTGGACCGGATCCCCGGCGGCTCCGGCGGCGGGTCGGCCGCCGCGGTCGCCGCCTTCGAGGCCCCGCTCGCGATCGGCACCGACACCGGCGGCTCCATCCGGCAGCCCGGAGCGGTCACCGGGACGGTCGGCGTCAAGCCGACGTACGGCGGGGTGTCCCGCTACGGCCTCGTGGCGCTGGCGAACTCCCTGGACCAGGCGGGCCCGGTCACCCGGACCGTGCTGGACGCGGCGCTGCTGCACGAGCTGATCGGCGGCCACGACCCGCGCGACTCGACCTCCATCGACCAGCCGGTCCCGGCACTGGTCGAGGCCGCGCGCCAGGGGGCTGGCGGCGACATGTCCGGCGTCCGGATCGGCGTCGTCAAGGAGCTGACCGGCGAGGGCTACCAGTCCGGCGTCCAGGCACGCTTCGACGAGGCGGTCCAGCTGCTCGTCGAGGCCGGCGCCGAGGTCGTCGAGGTCTCCTGCCCGAGCTTCGTGCACGCGCTGGCGGCGTACTACCTGATTCTGCCGGCCGAGGCCTCCTCGAACCTCGCGAAGTTCGACGCGATGCGCTACGGGCTGCGGGTGCTGCCCGAGGGGATCGACGACCCGAGCGCCGAGGAGGTGATGCGGGCGACCCGCCACGCCGGCTTCGGCGACGAGGTGAAGCGCCGGATCATCCTCGGCACCTATGCGCTCTCCAGCGGCTACTACGACGCCTACTACGGCCAGGCCCAGAAGGTGCGCACCCTGATCAGCCGCGACTTCGCCGCCGCGTTCGAGCAGGCCGACGTGCTGGTCTCGCCGACCGCGCCGACCACGGCGTTCAAGCTCGGCGAGAAGCTCGACGACCCGCTGGCGATGTACCTCAACGACCTGGCCACGATCCCGGCCAACCTCGCCGGCGTGCCCGGCATCTCGGTGCCCAGCGGGCTCGCCGCCGAGGACGGCCTGCCGACCGGGCTGCAGATCCTGGCGCCGGCGATGGCCGACGACCGGGTCTACCGGGTCGGCGCCGCCGCGGAGGCGCTGCTGACCGACCGCTGGGGCGGGCCGCTGCTCGGCCAGGCCCCGGACCTGACGGGAGTGACGGCATGA
- a CDS encoding DinB family protein, translating into MPALAPPFTTERDGLVSYVAQQLDAFRAVSFGLTDEQARATPTPSTLSVGALIKHVTRSSRGWVERIEHAPEPPPADGRPAAERMAEYADDFVMREDETLDDVLARFDRQAGLTLRALHEADPDTPVPVPHDAPWFPRDVEHWSVRWVALHLVEELARHAGHADIIREAVDGATMYELVAGREGWPETDWLKPWRPPTPV; encoded by the coding sequence ATGCCGGCACTCGCCCCGCCCTTCACCACCGAGCGCGACGGACTCGTGAGCTACGTCGCCCAGCAGCTCGACGCCTTCCGGGCGGTCTCCTTCGGGCTGACCGACGAGCAGGCCCGGGCCACCCCGACCCCCAGCACGCTGTCGGTCGGCGCCTTGATCAAGCACGTCACCCGCAGCAGCCGGGGCTGGGTGGAGCGGATCGAGCACGCCCCGGAGCCGCCGCCGGCCGACGGGCGGCCGGCCGCGGAACGGATGGCGGAGTACGCCGACGACTTCGTGATGCGCGAGGACGAGACGCTCGACGACGTCCTCGCCCGCTTCGACCGGCAGGCCGGGCTGACCCTGCGGGCGCTGCACGAGGCGGACCCGGACACGCCGGTGCCGGTCCCGCACGACGCCCCCTGGTTCCCCCGCGACGTCGAGCACTGGTCGGTCCGCTGGGTGGCGCTGCACCTGGTCGAGGAGCTGGCCCGGCACGCCGGCCACGCCGACATCATCCGCGAGGCCGTCGACGGCGCGACGATGTACGAGCTGGTCGCCGGTCGCGAGGGCTGGCCGGAGACCGACTGGCTCAAGCCGTGGCGGCCGCCGACCCCGGTGTGA